The sequence TGGGGATCGAGATATAGTCATTGTATTTTGGGGCATATGGTTCTATTAGCAGGGTATGGATACCAACTCCTTAAAGAATTTCTTTGTCATAATTTATTAAAAAGATTTGTATGCGTATTTACTCTATTTGCTTTATTAATACAATTGCCATTAAGATGTTATCAGTCATCAAGCTTCGTAACTCCATATGCAAGGCTATTCGATCATATTTCTACACTCGATGTCGATTATGTTGGTATTAAATTTTTAGAAGGTTACTACGTCCTAGATATGGTCCGTAATGATCCGTTTTTCAGAAATAGGCCAATTTTTTTTAGATCTAATAATACTGATCTAAAAGAAAAATTAGGACTAGAAGATGAAACGGTGACTTATATTGGTGCAGAAGAATTCAAAAAATTTGGTATTCCTTTAACGGATCCTGAAGAGATCGAGAGAGTTAGAGAGATGGGTTTGATAGATTAAGTAAATAAAGGGTCGTAATTTATGCTAATTGTTTAATACCTCCACTTGCAACCATGGCAACACAGGTTGCGAGATTTAAGCTGCGAGCTTCAGGATTCGGCATGGGTATGGTGAGGCATTTTTCTTGATATTTAGCTAGAAGTGATTCTGGTAGGCCTTTGGTTTCTCGGCCAAAAATCAGGGTGTCGTCTTTTTGAAACTTAGCATGGTAATAAGACTTCTTCGTTTTTGTAGTAAATAGATAAAAGTTCTTGTTGTTATCCAATAGGTGTTTTTCATATTCATCCCAACTGGACCATTCCGTTATTTGCACCATATGCCAGTAATCCATGCCTGATCGCTTGATTGCCTTTTCATCGACTTTGAAGCCTAGTGGATGAATAAGGTGTAGATGAAGATTAAAGGCAGCACAGAGACGTGCAATGTTTCCTGTATTCGGAGGAATCTCCGGTTGGTAGAGGGTAATATTTAGCATTCAGTAAGTCAGATTTGATATTTTTTAGAGATCCACTCTTTTACTAGCTCTATGATTCTATCTTGCATGTCTGCTTTTAATTCAGGATATATAGGCAGACTTAGGACTTGATTAGCAAGTTGCTCTGAATGGCTATGTACTTCAGATGTAACAATGTCTTTGAAACATTCTTGTTGATGTAAACAAAGGGGGTAATAAATTTCGCAACCGATGTTATTGTCATTCAGTAGTGTTTTGAGTTCATCTCTATTACCATTGCCAAGTATTCGTATAGTGTATTGATTCCATACGTGTTCGCAATGGGGCATTTGTTTCGGTAATATGAGGGTGGTATGATCATTAGGGGTGTCAGTAGCACTTATAGGCGGACAGGACTGCAAAGACGAAGAAGTAATGGAAGGCAAAGAGCTTAGCTTTTCAGTGTAGTATCTAGCATTCTGTTTTCGCTGATGAGTATACTGCTTCAAATACTTAAGCTTAACCCTCAATAGTGCTGCTTGTAGTGTATCTAGCCTAAAGTTGCCTCCAATAGCGGCATGATAGTATTTGGGGTTTGATCCATGGTTACGGAGTATTCTGGCTTTGGATGCTAGCTCTGAGTCACTGGTCACTACTATACCTCCATCCCCAAGCCCACCCAGGTTCTTAGAAGGGAAAAAGCTATAGGTTCCAAAATCTCCAAAGGTACCACAGTAATGGTCTCTATACTTGGCTCCAATAGCCTGAGCCACGTCTTCAATTACATCTAGTTTATGTTCTTTTGCAATGGTCAAAATTTCATCCATAGCTGCAGATTGGCCAAATAAGTGAACTGGGATGATGGCCTTTGTTTTAGAGGTGATTTTGGTTCTTACATCATCGGGCCTAAGGTTAAAGCAAGCGGGGCATACATCAACAAAGATGGGGGTTGCACCCACACGAGAAATACAGCCAGCGGTACTAAAAAAGGTTAGTGTCGGGCAGATGACCTCGTCTCCAGGTCCAATGCCTAGTGTCATTAGGGAGAGTAGCAGTGCATCTGTTCCTGAAGAAACACCAATGGCATGTGGTACTCCGAGCATTTCAGCGACTTCTTGTTCAAAAGCCTGAACATCCGGACCCATGATAAATTTGCCTGATTGGAGAACTCGATCAAAGGCTTCTTTCAACTCTCTTTCTAGAGGAAGGTTTTGAGCATTAACATCTAAAAGAGGTATGTTCATGGTTTAGCGATTTGCGGTGCTTAGGCTAATCGTGCTTTGTATTTAATTATGAAATTAAGCCTTATTTCTTTGTCGTAAATTTTTTGATTTTAATATTAGGGATAAATTTGAAATGTTTAAAGTTTCCTGTGCAAAGTTCAGAACCTGACTCTAGGGCTGTGGCTGCTATGATGGCGTCGCCAGCTAGAAGATTATGAGAAAGTTTAAAATCTTCTATTAGAACTGAAGCTCTATCACCGACCTTCTGAGTTAAGGGCATGATGGTGAAATTAATATCTGAAATGAGACGTTTATTAAGGCGTAGTTGTTCTGCATTTTGAGAGCCCTGAAGTAATTCAAGTACACTAAATTGACTTAATGCAGGTTTATTGGTGGATGCTATAATTTTGGCGGCCTGCTTATATCCTTTTTGAAAATAGATGAGAATATCGGTGTCGAAGAGGGTCATGTAGCTATTTACCTTAATTCTGATTAGAATCTTGGTTTTCTAAGCTCTTGCATGATTTGAGGAACCGTTTTTTGTTCTTCTTGAAGCATACCAAAGGCAGGATGTTCCTCTAAGTGTTTCTTATAGGAAGGTTTTTCTATTGGAACAATATTGGCAACAGGCTTGCCATGATGGGTAAGGGTTACTAATTCTCCAGCAAGAGCAGCTTCAACTAACTTAGATAAATTTGATTTTGCTTTAAATATACCGACTTCCATTAAACATTAAGATAATTATTTATGGCTAGATGTCAATAGAAAACTGGCCAGATTTAAGATTTAGTAGAAGACTTTGTGGAGGTATAGGCCATGGGGTAAAGCTGTTGCAGGGGCTTTGGTTCTTTTTTTGTTTTCTAGGATTTTTTTGATCTCAACGGGGTCTAAGCGGCCGTGGCCCACTTTGACAAAAGCTCCTACTAGGTTTCTCACCATTCGGTAGAGAAAACCATTTCCCTGGAAGGTAATATGGATCCGAGGCCCTACTTTAGAAAATTTGATTGTCTCTATGGTACGAACGGTACTCTCTCTTTTATAGCCAGGATTACTTGTGTAGGAGGCAAAGTCATGAGTTCCTATAAGATAGGATGCTCCCATTTCCATGGCATTTACATCAAGTAAACGAGGTAAATGGAGGTAGCGGTTGATTTCAAGAGGAGGCATGATTTCGTGGTTATAAATTTTGTACAGATACTCTTTGCCAATGGCACTAAATCGAGCATGAAAGGAATTAGGGACGTAACGAATTTTTAGGATGCGAACGGCTTGCGGGAGATTGTTGTTAAGAGCCCTCAAGCATGTGAGGAGGTCAAATTTAGTGGGAGCTTTAAAAGAGGCAACTTGCCCACTGGCATGCACGCCAGTGTCAGTCCTACCGGATCCATGTAAGACGATCTTCTCGCCGGGCCAGCATTGCTTGATGGCATTTTCTATGGCAAGTTGGACGGTAGGTGCAGAGCTTTGTCGTTGCCAGCCTTGAAAAGCACTTCCATCGTAGGCAATGGTAATTTTATGGTTACGGATTTTGGGTGTTGCATTCACTTTATAAGTTAAATGGATCTTGCTGATGGGTATCAAGATAGCTTTGTAAAATGATCTGAGCTGAAGCAGAGTCGATTTTCTTTTTTTGTTTACGGCTATCTTTACCTGCTTCGTGCAATCGGCGGCTAGCTTCTACAGTGGTGAGGCGTTCATCTATCGTTTCGATAGGGACAATAATTCGTTCTTTGAGTCTAGCAGCAAAGTCATGGACTTTGGCGGCGGCTGGTCCGTAGGAACCATCCATATTGCGTGGTATTCCAATAATAATGAGACTGATTTCATATTCAGTGACAAGTTTTTTGATTTCAGCAGTGACTTTGTTGAAGGAATCGTTCGCAATCAAATCTAAAGGAGAGGCAAGCATAAGCAGTTCATCAGTGATTGCGACACCAATACGCTTGTCTCCATGATCTAATGCGAGGTATCTGCTCATGGGATATCAACAGTTTTGGTGGGTTGCTTGGGTCAAAGGCGTGACAAAATTTTCAACTTCTTGAAGCAGGTTTTGATTAGTTAGGTTTTTAGCGAT is a genomic window of Verrucomicrobiota bacterium containing:
- a CDS encoding tRNA (cytidine(34)-2'-O)-methyltransferase, yielding MLNITLYQPEIPPNTGNIARLCAAFNLHLHLIHPLGFKVDEKAIKRSGMDYWHMVQITEWSSWDEYEKHLLDNNKNFYLFTTKTKKSYYHAKFQKDDTLIFGRETKGLPESLLAKYQEKCLTIPMPNPEARSLNLATCVAMVASGGIKQLA
- a CDS encoding DegT/DnrJ/EryC1/StrS family aminotransferase; amino-acid sequence: MNIPLLDVNAQNLPLERELKEAFDRVLQSGKFIMGPDVQAFEQEVAEMLGVPHAIGVSSGTDALLLSLMTLGIGPGDEVICPTLTFFSTAGCISRVGATPIFVDVCPACFNLRPDDVRTKITSKTKAIIPVHLFGQSAAMDEILTIAKEHKLDVIEDVAQAIGAKYRDHYCGTFGDFGTYSFFPSKNLGGLGDGGIVVTSDSELASKARILRNHGSNPKYYHAAIGGNFRLDTLQAALLRVKLKYLKQYTHQRKQNARYYTEKLSSLPSITSSSLQSCPPISATDTPNDHTTLILPKQMPHCEHVWNQYTIRILGNGNRDELKTLLNDNNIGCEIYYPLCLHQQECFKDIVTSEVHSHSEQLANQVLSLPIYPELKADMQDRIIELVKEWISKKYQI
- a CDS encoding PIN domain-containing protein, producing the protein MTLFDTDILIYFQKGYKQAAKIIASTNKPALSQFSVLELLQGSQNAEQLRLNKRLISDINFTIMPLTQKVGDRASVLIEDFKLSHNLLAGDAIIAATALESGSELCTGNFKHFKFIPNIKIKKFTTKK
- a CDS encoding type II toxin-antitoxin system prevent-host-death family antitoxin; the protein is MEVGIFKAKSNLSKLVEAALAGELVTLTHHGKPVANIVPIEKPSYKKHLEEHPAFGMLQEEQKTVPQIMQELRKPRF
- the truA gene encoding tRNA pseudouridine(38-40) synthase TruA, which encodes MNATPKIRNHKITIAYDGSAFQGWQRQSSAPTVQLAIENAIKQCWPGEKIVLHGSGRTDTGVHASGQVASFKAPTKFDLLTCLRALNNNLPQAVRILKIRYVPNSFHARFSAIGKEYLYKIYNHEIMPPLEINRYLHLPRLLDVNAMEMGASYLIGTHDFASYTSNPGYKRESTVRTIETIKFSKVGPRIHITFQGNGFLYRMVRNLVGAFVKVGHGRLDPVEIKKILENKKRTKAPATALPHGLYLHKVFY
- the ruvX gene encoding Holliday junction resolvase RuvX; translation: MSRYLALDHGDKRIGVAITDELLMLASPLDLIANDSFNKVTAEIKKLVTEYEISLIIIGIPRNMDGSYGPAAAKVHDFAARLKERIIVPIETIDERLTTVEASRRLHEAGKDSRKQKKKIDSASAQIILQSYLDTHQQDPFNL